Sequence from the Collinsella aerofaciens ATCC 25986 genome:
TGGTGAAATGACTTCACGAGCGTCGTCGTGCGTGCTATAAATAGGACAACATAGAACGACCGCAGGTACGAGCTGTCGTCGTTCAAAACCGCCACACAAGGAGGAAAACCAGGATGAACGCACATGATCTGGTTCAGGAAATCATCGAGCGCAAGGGCAAGATTGAGAACGTCTTTTGGATCGCTTGCGGCGGTTCGATGATCGACCTGATGCCGGCTAACGAGCTGCTCAAGCGCGAGGCCACCACGTTTACCTCGACGGTCTACACTGCACGCGAGTTTTGCCTGATGGCCCCCAAGAGCCTTGGCGAGAAGTCGCTCGTTATTGCCTGCAGCCACAGCGGCAACACGCAGGAGGTCGTCGACGGCTGCGAGATGGCGCTGGCTGCCGGCGCCGAGGTCGTTGCCCTCACCGACTGCGAGGGCTCCAAGATCGATAACGGCAAGTGGACCACCTGGGTCTATCCGTGGGGCGAGGGCGTGTCACAGGTCGAGGTGCCGCAGGGCATCGGCGCTCTGATCGCCGCCGAGCTGCTCGACCAGCAGGAAGGCTACGAGGCACTCGCTGACATGTACGAGGGCCTCAAGCAGATGGATGCGCTGCTGCCCGCCGCCCGCGAGAAGGTCAACGCCGAGCTGGGCGATCGCTTTGCCGAGCTCTGCCAGCAGCACAAGTTCTTCTATATCCTTGGTTCCGGCCCCAACTTTAGCCAGACCTATGCCATGGCCATCTGCTCGCTCATGGAGATGCAGTGGCAGCACTGCTGCTACATCCACTCCGGCGAGTACTTCCACGGCCCCTTCGAGGCCACCGAGCCCGGCGTGTTCTACTTCGTGCAGCTCGGATCGGGCGAGTGCCGCCCCATGGAGGAGCGCGCGCTGGCGTTCCTCAACACGCATACCGATACGGTAATGGTGCTCGATGCACTCGAGTACGGCGTGGGCGAGGTGCCCGCCAGCGTGCGTTCGTACCTGGAGCCGATCTTCTTCTACAACATGAGCTGCGAGCTGCGCGCCGCCCGCGGAAAGGTGTTCGACCACAGCCCTGAGATTCGTCGCTACATGGGCATCGAGCAGTACTAAGTAACGGGAAAAGTATTCACCTTCGATTCGCAGGGGCACTGCGTGAGTCAAAAAAGCGGGCCGCGCCGGTGGGTTTCCGGCGCGGCCCGCTTAGTATCGCGCATAGATTCGCAAGGTTGCGGTAGCCAGCGGCCTACTTTGCGTCGTAGGCCTCGGCGTCCCACCAGTCGAGCTGGGCGATGTTGTCGCGGATGTGCTGGCAGCTCTTGTGGAGGCCCTCGAGCTCGTGCTCGGACAGGTCCAGCGTGTAGACCTCCTCGACGCCCTCGGCACCGATCACGCACGGCAGGGAGGTGAAGATGCCCTCCTCGCCATACTGGCCGGTCATAAGCGTAGAGGCCGAAAGCACGGCATGCTCGTTGTGCAGCACGGCGGCGCAAACGCGCGCGGCGGAGTTGGCGACGGCGTACTCGGTGCACTGTTTGCCCTGGTAGGTTACGTAGCCGCCCTTGCGCGCGAGCTCCTCGACCTCCATGTGGTCAAAGGCGTACTTGTCGGGGTTCTCGGCCTGAAGCTCGTTAAGGCTCTTGCCGGCGATGGTTGCGGCCTTAAAGGCAGCCAGCTGGCTAAAGCCGTGCTCGCCGATCATGTAGGCGTCGACGGACTTGGGGCTTACGCCGACCTTCTTGGAGATCTCGGTGCGCAGGCGGGCGGAGTCCAGGCCGCAACCCGAGCCGATGATCTTCTTGGGATCGTAGCCGGTCAGGTGCCACAGCTCGGTGCACACGACGTCGCAGGGGTTGGAGATGCTCACGAAGATGCCGTCGAAGCCGGCGTCGACGATGCGCTTGGCAAAGGAGCGGGCGGCGTCGGTGGTAAAGAACAGCTCGCCGTCGCGGTTGCCGGCGGCCAGCGCGACCTTGCCGGCGGCGTTGACGATGACGTCGCAGCAGGCAAGCTCCTCGTAGTGGTCGTAGCAGTTGACGATCTTGGTGTTGTACGGGACAAACGAAAGGGAGTCGCGCAGGTCCTGAACCTCGGACGTCACCTTGGCCTCGTTGATATCGCACAGGTACAGCTCGTCGGCAATGCCCTGCATGAGCAGGCTGTTGGCGACATGTGCTCCTACGTGGCCCTGGCCGACCACACCGATCTTACGCGTCTGGTACATTATATGTATCCTTTCGGCCGAGTTTTTCGCGTCGAACCATTGTAGCGTCCTGCTGCCACTTTGCTAGGCTAAAGCGCCATAGATTTTTGGGCATGCCTTAATCTCTACTTTTGGAGTGATTTGGGCCGCTGACGGCATCGCTGGGCGATGTACTCGCGCGGATGGGGCCGCTCGTTGTACCATAGCTGCAACTGACTCGTAAGGAGCATCCATGCCCATTCGCATCCCCGACGCCCTCCCTGCCGCCGCGCAGCTCGAGAGCGAGAACATCTTTGTCATGACCGAGTACCGCGCGCTGCACCAGGACATCCGTCCGCTGCGCGTGCTCATCCTCAACCTCATGCCCACCAAGATCGCTACCGAGACGCAGATCATGCGCAAGCTCTCCAACACGCCGCTGCAGGTGGAGGTGGACCTGCTGCGCACGAAAACGCACGAGGCCACGCACGTGAGCGCCGGCCACCTGGAGACGTTCTACCGCACGTTCGACGACATCCGCGACATCCACTACGACGGCCTGATCATCACGGGCGCGCCGGTGGAGCAGATGCCGTTCGAGGAGGTCGACTACTGGCCCGAGCTCTGCCAGATCATGGATTGGTCCACCACGCACGTGCACTCTACGCTGCACATTTGTTGGGGCGCGCAGGCCGGCCTGTACCATCATTACGGCATCCAGAAGTACGACCTGCCGGCAAAGGCGAGCGGCGTGTTCGAGCATTATCTGGTGAAGCCGCAAAGCCCGCTGGTCCGCGGCTTTGACGACCGCTTCTATGCCGTACATTCGCGCAACACCGACGTGCGCCGCGAGGACGTGGAGGCCGAGCCGCAGCTTGAGGTCGTGGCCGTGTCCGACGAGGTGGGCCTGTACATCGTCAAGTCGACCGACAGCCGTCGCTTCTTTGTCTTTGGTCACCCCGAGTACGATACCGACACGCTGCGCCTGGAGTACGAGCGCGACGTGAAGCGCGGCCTCAACCCTCAGGTGCCGGCGCACTACTTTCCGGGTGACGACCCCACCGCCGAGCCGCGCAACGTCTGGCGCAGCCAGGCTCAGCTGTTCTACACCAACTGGCTCAACTACTACGTCTACCAGACCACGCCCTACGACCTGGCCCGCGCCGGCGAGGAGCACTAGGCTGTAGCTGTGGTTGCTGCTGCGGCCGTTGCTGTGCTCGCGGCGTGACGAACGTGGATTTTCGGACACACGAGCGTGGATTTTCGGACGTTTACAAATCGAGCGTGGATAATCTCCCACTTTTGGCCGAGGAAGGGGCCAAAAACGGGAGATTTTCCACGCTCGATTTTTCTGTAGCTGTCATGCCGGCGGCCTCATTACACGTCGAGTGCATACGGGCCACGTTGCAAACAAGGTAGTTTTGAGCCACAGCATATTTTCTTTAAAAGAAATCGACGGCTTTAGAGGCGCCAAATTGTGGAGACAGGGACCTCTCGACAACTACCCTACCTGCAGATATAAGCCATCAGCCTAAAACGTCCAAAACCGTCAAGTATTTGGTCAGCGCCCGGACAGCATTTGGTCAGACTTCGCATGAAACCGTCTGGTACGTTTGCGCCGTTCCAAGAGTTGGGAGGCGACATGGGAAACATGACGGCGAATCAAAGACTTACAAGCCACATTAAAGCGTGCGAACAGCAGATGAGCTGCGTGTACGCACGCACGGCGGCGGAGGCAAAGCAGATTGAGCGGCGTGTGGCGGCGGGAAGTCTAGAGGCGGTCATGCCGGGGCTGTATGCGCGTCCGGATTATTGGTCCGAGCTCAAGTTTCGGCAACGTTATCTGCATCGGGTGCGGGCCCTTGCGCAAAAGCATCCCGACTGGACGTTTTGCTCCTATACGGCGGCTGTTATCCATGGCCTTTCGGTTTCGCATGCCAATTTGACGCACATCCATATCGCCGCGGCGCCGGCGCAATCGACGACGCCGGGCTCTCGGGTGATTCGCCATCGTTATGCTCGTCAAACGCGGGCAATCCAGATGGATATTGCCGTGACCGATATCGACCAAACGATTACGGATTGCCTGGTCGATGCATCGTTTGTCGAGGGACTGATCATTGCGGACTCGGCGCTTCATGAGCAGCTGTTGTCGAAGGAGCATCTCGTTGAGGCAATCAACAAGCTTGGCTTAAATCGTCGCGGTGTTGTGACGGCGCGAAGTGTTGCGCGGTGTGCCGATGGCCTATCGGAAAGCGGTGGCGAGTCCAAGGCGCGTGCTCTGATGATTGAGCGCGGCTGGCAGACGCCGGAGCTGCAAGTTGAGCTGTTCGACCCGGTTGAGCCGGGGCGGCCGTATCGAGTTGACTACTTGTGGCGTGTGGGCGACCGGCTGATTATCGGGGAGTTCGACGGATTCGTTAAAAGCGAGAAGGCGGCGGAGGAGGGCAAGCTCGCGAAGGCGCAGTTTGATGAGCGCCAGCGCGAGTCGAGGCTTTCGCTGCTTGATAACTGCAAGATCGTGCGCTTGTGCTGGGATG
This genomic interval carries:
- a CDS encoding L-lactate dehydrogenase, whose amino-acid sequence is MYQTRKIGVVGQGHVGAHVANSLLMQGIADELYLCDINEAKVTSEVQDLRDSLSFVPYNTKIVNCYDHYEELACCDVIVNAAGKVALAAGNRDGELFFTTDAARSFAKRIVDAGFDGIFVSISNPCDVVCTELWHLTGYDPKKIIGSGCGLDSARLRTEISKKVGVSPKSVDAYMIGEHGFSQLAAFKAATIAGKSLNELQAENPDKYAFDHMEVEELARKGGYVTYQGKQCTEYAVANSAARVCAAVLHNEHAVLSASTLMTGQYGEEGIFTSLPCVIGAEGVEEVYTLDLSEHELEGLHKSCQHIRDNIAQLDWWDAEAYDAK
- a CDS encoding SIS domain-containing protein, producing the protein MNAHDLVQEIIERKGKIENVFWIACGGSMIDLMPANELLKREATTFTSTVYTAREFCLMAPKSLGEKSLVIACSHSGNTQEVVDGCEMALAAGAEVVALTDCEGSKIDNGKWTTWVYPWGEGVSQVEVPQGIGALIAAELLDQQEGYEALADMYEGLKQMDALLPAAREKVNAELGDRFAELCQQHKFFYILGSGPNFSQTYAMAICSLMEMQWQHCCYIHSGEYFHGPFEATEPGVFYFVQLGSGECRPMEERALAFLNTHTDTVMVLDALEYGVGEVPASVRSYLEPIFFYNMSCELRAARGKVFDHSPEIRRYMGIEQY
- the metA gene encoding homoserine O-acetyltransferase MetA — its product is MPIRIPDALPAAAQLESENIFVMTEYRALHQDIRPLRVLILNLMPTKIATETQIMRKLSNTPLQVEVDLLRTKTHEATHVSAGHLETFYRTFDDIRDIHYDGLIITGAPVEQMPFEEVDYWPELCQIMDWSTTHVHSTLHICWGAQAGLYHHYGIQKYDLPAKASGVFEHYLVKPQSPLVRGFDDRFYAVHSRNTDVRREDVEAEPQLEVVAVSDEVGLYIVKSTDSRRFFVFGHPEYDTDTLRLEYERDVKRGLNPQVPAHYFPGDDPTAEPRNVWRSQAQLFYTNWLNYYVYQTTPYDLARAGEEH